A stretch of DNA from Arachis hypogaea cultivar Tifrunner chromosome 19, arahy.Tifrunner.gnm2.J5K5, whole genome shotgun sequence:
TTTCTTGGTTCAATGCTGTCAACTGGTCAACCCTATTTGACCATGGTGATTGATCATTTCCACTTATGTACCCACCTTAGAATAGAGAGGATGTAATAGAGTGGTTTGAACTTTGAAGGGCACACCAACTCTGTTTTAGGTGTTCAATGTTTTGAAGGAatgcttttctttttgttttttaagttttatatttatattatcagaaatgtttgataacaaaaaaaaatcagccaacaACAGTTATAATTTGTGTTATTTAGCATTCATAAAAGTATATGTTGTAGCGAAAGCCTAGCACAGATAATATACCTATATGCCTCTTACAAGCTGTGCACAGATGATATACCTATATACTTATAAGCTGTGCTCGATTCAAATTCCAGCTGAGGTTGGATCTTGTTTAAGAACCCATAATATATACTCTCATGTAGTGTGtgtgagcaaaaaaaaaaagtatatgttaaagttattaattaaaaaatatattgtgcaaaatttagtttttaatataattattgtacatctattaaaaatttaaaacaaaacatttaaatttttttattaatagtaattttatactttaaaatacatgttagctaaatcttaaaattatatatttatattttttgagaTTGAAtattaaaaagagttttattaataaatatcctATCAATTTGCTTGCTAACCAAATTTTACTATATcaaagtttattttctttttattattaatgttttttattttttagtttttttatagaatgtattcaaaatttaataaatttatatgaataaattaatatattatcttctaatattttatatcatttaaatattaaatttaattttgatacattaaaaatataaattatatctatttttttaaataattatttacacaattaatataaaaaatataattatttttactaacataacattatataattaaatatacttattcattaaaattaaattcttaaatattatgaaaaaatgaattaaaaaaggATCTTAACTTTGGTGTGTACTTTCAATAAAATTGACATCTAATTAGATTAtgtgttatttacttatttttgtctCTGACGCTTAGCTTGAGGACAGGTAGCAACATCAGCTGAGCTGTGAGTAAGAAGATTGGAGTGAAATTTGAGTGGGCAGTGCAGTGGTAAtggcggaggaggaggaggttCCAGCAATCTTGGTGTTGGCTTCTTCATTTGGGATCGACATCAAATCTCAAAACCCTCCAAAATACCGTTTTCTCGAGGCCTTCTCTTCAAACCTCCCACTCCTCCAATTCCTCCAACAACAACAAACCCTCCCTCCCTCTGTCCGCGCTATTATCTGCAACGCGCTAAAGCCGGTCACTGCTGACGTCATCCGGTCACTCCCTTCGCTCGGCTTGGTAGTCACCGCCAGCGCCGGTACTGACCACATCGACCTCACCGAGTGCCGCCGCCGCCGCATCCAGGTCGTCAACATCGGTGGACTGTTCACCGCCGACGTTGCTGACATGGCCGTCGCGTTGCTCATTGACGTTCTGTTCAAGATCTCCGCCGGTGACCGCTTCGCTAGGAATTGGGGTCTTTCTAAGCCGTTGGGTTTCCCTTTCGGTTCAAAGGTAACTAACTACTTCTCAGTTTTCAGAAAAAATTTTCTGTTGAGGGCTAATAATACTCAGAATCTTATTGGATGAAAAAAAAGATTGGTTAGTCTCCTCTTTGTTTTGGGTCCCCTTTTAATAGTGAAACGTTGGACTATTCCGACATATGATTGGCATAACAGGATTTTTGAGCTGtctaatattttcttttcttttttcttcaagtGCAAGTTGAAGTTGCAGCTATTCACATTTTGAtgcatatttcttttttttttttaaaatctaaaagtAAAGTTAATGTCGTGCTACTTCTACTTGTATTAGCACATAACATTAACGCAATGTCCTGTATTGGCTTTTGAATTCTTGTTTGTTTCtgtattgttgatttttttttttttttttttttttgggtactgTGGACTACACACATGGGAGGTGGAGGTTACATGTCAATGTAGTGACATATTATGTTAACATCAACTTAGTAAGACCAATTTTTACGCCTAAAATGGCATAAAAATTACTTCAATTCAGTCTTCTAAGGAAATTTGCAGTCAAGTAAATATTTTCCTTATAACATGGCATCAATTCAGTTTCTCAAAGACAGGAGCTGAACACAATTTTTATGTCATTTGTTCATATTCATGAGGCTAAAATAATGGCATCCGATCCAGAGAAAATTGATGTCTATCTAACTTTTTCAGATATCAAAGGAGTTGCTTAATGTGACATTAGTAGTAATTCCTTGTATTAAAGCATGTACAACTTGCAGATGTTTACTTAAGTTTAACCTCTTGATAATTTTTTCCACTTTTAGTATGGTTAAGGACTATGGTTAAAGATAATTAAATCTTAACAATAAACTCAATTCTAACATGGTTAAATCCCTATTATGTGAAATAGTGTTAATGTTATCCAACCCCACTCTATTTAACAGGATAAGACTCTGTTGTTTTGTATTAAACAACCAAATTTTAATTGGTTGAATTGGATAATAACTACTACCTGGGTTTCTGTTTCAGTTAGGAGGCAAGCGAGTTGGAATTATTGGATTGGGAAGAATTGGTGGGGAAGTTGCTAAAAGGCTAGAAGCCTTTGATTGCATAATTAAGTACCATTCAAGGAACAAGAATCCATCAGTATCATACACTTTCTACTCCAATGTTGTTGATCTTGCTTCTAACAGTGATGTTCTTGTTCTTTGTTGTCCATTAACTGAGCAAACAAGGCACTTAATCAACAAGGAAGTGATGTTAGCATTGGGGAAAGATGGAATCATTATAAATGTTGGAAGAGGAGCTTTAATTGATGAAAAGGAATTGGTGCAGTGTTTGGTGAAAGGGGAAATAAGAGGTGCTGGTTTGGATGTGTTTGAGGATGAGCCTAATGTTCCTAAAGGGCTATTTCCATTGGACAATGTTGTCCTTTCACCACATGCTGCTGCTTTGACATTAGATGGTTTCAAGGATTCATGTGAATATGTGACACAGAGTTTAGATACCTTCTTCTCAATTAAACCTCAAGTTTCTTAAACTAAACTCACATGTGACTAAAGTCTTTGTTCTCTAAACTTAACCATGCTTTGGAGTTAAGTTAGCTTCCTATCAACATTGAAGGCAGCCAATTTCAGGATTCTACTACCCAAGAGGAAGATGATAGGATCCATTTGCTTTTATGGTATTTGTAATTGAAATAAGGCCTCTTTGTCTCACTCTTGCCGTTGGTCAAACACTTTGACCAAATCATGTCTTCAGCTTTTATTGTAAGAACTAAGAAGTGATTTCAATGTTTGACGAAATATTCTTGTGTATATAATTTAATGTTATGttcattttagtaattatttatctgaaaataattttaattttaatattaaagttactaaacataaattatgttagtacaaatttattttttctcaaaattAATTCTATAAAATCAGGTTCTTCAAATAACACTAATTCAAACACATACTTAGGTATAGAATCAAATCACAGTAAATAAGGACGTATTTTATTACACTGTCATTAGTTGTTAAGAAATAGATATGGATATATCATTAATGTTTCACATTTGAGTTAAATATTATCTGTAATACTGTgactaaaatatttaataattaattttaatcaagttggtctaataatttaaaaatacaaaaaatacaaaaaattttaattagaaaaacatagaataaaaaaatttaattaaatttaatttaaaaaaattatttatctaacatttttttgattgatgagtttggaaactttaaattaaattaatgatgactaaacattattaatatgattaattgtaaaattattaattttgattttggttcatatgtgttaattaaataattttgctGTGCAGATTTGGTATTGGGTCGAACAGCAAGCCCAATGAGAATCAAATATTCAGCCTTaatgcaaaaaatatatatttgataagTGGCTGAATTATTACTCCAAAGTTGGGCCAGATTTAATCATCACTATTAGCCCAACTTTACTTTTGCTTGAAACAAGCttgcttggtccgaaaccaataTTGAAAGAGAGCAAAGTTTCAGGCTTCCAACGGATCCCACTTTCAATttgtgatggatttcaaattcaatCAACTTGAATTAACttgcattggaaacatgagagagaatatGCAATTGATTTGATGGCATCATTAGTGCTACACGCTACCTAAAACAAGAGGGAagtaaaattaattcattttaattcatttgTTCAAATCCATTAAatgcttttctttcttctctctcctctctctcataACTCTCGGTCACTTCCATCAGGAAAACATGGAAGCATTTGCAAGAAATCAGAAAAGGGAAGAAGCTAGGAGCAAGGCCATGGTAATGATGGCTTCAAGAAAACGAAAATCTGAAGTGTGGAGTGGCTGAGATCTTTGCCAAAATGGGTAAGAAATGGTGAAGTAAGCTCAAGCTCTCCATACACTAAAATGGTGGAGATCCattcggtcagaggaagaagatccttggagggatggccTGTCTCTGCTTTTGCTCAACCACTACAGGAGGTAGCCACTGTAGCTACGTGATGGATGAGGTAGaagttggagcagatgaagctgtcATCATCAAGAACTCATCAAGGACTAGGAATCCTTCTTCgagtgcaagtcaagatggaaggcccggattgatgaagcttggtgcaaagaaaagacacagaggtaattgcatgttggataTAGCATTcggtttcctctcctctctctctctctggccaaaccggttttgcatgaagaagaaaaagtttagcttggttcaacagtttcaaccgtggaggcttccccttctataaataagggtgaacagccagggcttgaagcaaggagtgagagtgcaaggcacagagttctcatagctacctaagctaacagaaaattttctccttcaatgttttctattttgtaattttctgtttaattttgtctgtcttgagtctcatggaaaaaggcaaacagtgaggtttgtaagaaaaagccatagagcggaaaaagacagagagtgcaaaattaaaagaaaaaagccatagatgtccttagagttcctttgtacatttgtgttgtgtttcatgattctgtgggaatccctttgcaagttgggttagcacttagcagttgaaagcttggcagtgaccaagtcaagttcaggattggggattAGATTCTgaacttgtcccggatagaaagggtagttcctagggagaattggtgtatgtaatcatgaagattatagtgaaattccatcattgttgtgatggagactggatgtaggctgcattgcacttggcagctgaaccaggatatttcGTGGTGtgattctttctctttcttctactccatttctgtttcttctGCATacgagataaaactgaaaaatatcttgtGCCGggttacgagataaaaagaaaaaatctcgtggctgggtacgagacaaaaataaaaaagtctacagaagttgtttcaaagaccaACAAGTTTTAAAAagcgaaaaaggggctaagattcaacccctccccttttcttagccactgaaaaccatcaattggtatcagagcttggtctcaaagagatcaagctttgcagcttggagaaaagatccagatggcagaTAACAGTGGCTCAACCCTAGTGTCCTACAATCTGATAGAAGGACAAttaagcaacagacctcctcttttcaatgggaaaaactacacctattggaaggagatgATGAAGATTTTTGTGCAAACAGTAGACTCCAGACTATGGAAGATCATTCTTGAGGGTCCTCAATTTCCAACCGTTACAAGCGCTGAAGGGGTAATCTCTCTCAAACCAGAAGCTAGTTGGaccgaagaagacagaaagaaggtggagctcaatgccaaggctatcaacttgctcaactgtgcaatcagcttcgaggaatatcgacgggtatcacgatgcacaacggcaaaggaaatctgggacaaacttcaagttactcatgaaggaaccaccttAGTGAAGAAGACAAGGATAGATATGTTGAATAGAGAGTACGAAATGTTCACAATAAAGGAAGGAGAATCAATAGATGAAatatttgaaagattcaacaccatcattgttggcttggatgtTATGGGGATTAAGTATCCCgaatctgtgcttgtgaggagagttctaagatgtcttacaaaagagtgggaaacaaaagcattgataatatctgagagtagtggtcttgattctatgacatatgatgacttgagaggaaatttacttgcttttgaaaac
This window harbors:
- the LOC112776916 gene encoding glyoxylate/hydroxypyruvate reductase HPR3 → MAEEEEVPAILVLASSFGIDIKSQNPPKYRFLEAFSSNLPLLQFLQQQQTLPPSVRAIICNALKPVTADVIRSLPSLGLVVTASAGTDHIDLTECRRRRIQVVNIGGLFTADVADMAVALLIDVLFKISAGDRFARNWGLSKPLGFPFGSKLGGKRVGIIGLGRIGGEVAKRLEAFDCIIKYHSRNKNPSVSYTFYSNVVDLASNSDVLVLCCPLTEQTRHLINKEVMLALGKDGIIINVGRGALIDEKELVQCLVKGEIRGAGLDVFEDEPNVPKGLFPLDNVVLSPHAAALTLDGFKDSCEYVTQSLDTFFSIKPQVS